In Candidatus Palauibacter australiensis, the following are encoded in one genomic region:
- a CDS encoding NAD(P)/FAD-dependent oxidoreductase, which produces MTDRELGLDREITRRDFVQLAGAGIAGSALLGCAPGDSGDASAGVVPGMASEPWSDALGPDWYGPGGVGDYASSHGNTPEVVRSAHWVRDGRAPSGETTDTGERFDVVIVGGGLAGLSAAHHFKRHRPSGRCLVLDNHPVFGGEAKRNDIMVDGVRLAGPQGSNDFGIRPPTGEPDDYFTTLGIPREFEYAPDAGQVKAPLENYGFMHWVQDQFSIGHYFGGTRRGGRPGWSGGSGGWVNDLWGDPSRAPWTPEVREGFERWRTARVTDHVPPGGPGGPDNPGPWLDGMTLKAYYEDVLGLPPEVTAYVDPILASIIGLGCDAISAWWGMHFDLPGFGLPSRYDGMTFHSFPGGNAGIARYFVKDVVPDGIAGERSLGDVLNGAIDFGALDRPDQPVRLRLGCTAIDVRHTGTGDGRVRVTYVHGDRAYTVEADGVVLASGGWMNRYIAADLPDGHRAAYEHFRHGPILVANVALRNWRFLDRLGIAGCFYEGDLGFSCNIRRPMYAGDYRPVHAPDHPTMLTFYMTFEAPGASPTDQGMAGRTEMLSTSFTEYERRLRAQMVELFAEGGFDPAGDIAGLVLNRWGHAYVAPGPGFFFGRDGAPAPPDVIREPFGRVAIGHSELRGHQNWTGASAEGRRAVETVLDLI; this is translated from the coding sequence GAGCTGGGTCTCGACCGGGAGATCACGCGGCGCGACTTCGTCCAACTGGCCGGAGCGGGGATCGCGGGCTCCGCGCTCCTCGGGTGTGCGCCGGGCGATTCCGGAGACGCGAGCGCCGGTGTCGTCCCGGGCATGGCGTCCGAACCGTGGTCCGACGCGCTGGGGCCCGACTGGTACGGGCCGGGCGGCGTGGGAGACTACGCGTCCTCGCACGGCAACACGCCCGAGGTCGTCCGCTCGGCGCACTGGGTTCGCGACGGGCGGGCTCCGAGCGGAGAGACCACGGACACCGGAGAGCGCTTCGACGTCGTGATCGTCGGGGGCGGGCTCGCGGGTCTCTCCGCCGCGCACCACTTCAAGCGGCACCGGCCCTCGGGCCGCTGTCTCGTCCTCGACAATCACCCCGTGTTCGGCGGGGAGGCGAAACGCAACGACATCATGGTCGACGGCGTGCGCCTCGCCGGGCCGCAGGGTTCGAACGACTTCGGCATACGCCCGCCCACCGGGGAGCCGGACGACTACTTCACGACGCTGGGCATCCCGCGCGAGTTCGAGTACGCGCCGGACGCGGGCCAGGTGAAGGCTCCGCTCGAGAACTACGGCTTCATGCACTGGGTGCAGGACCAGTTCTCCATCGGGCACTACTTCGGGGGGACGCGGCGAGGCGGGCGTCCCGGCTGGTCGGGCGGTTCGGGCGGCTGGGTCAATGACCTGTGGGGGGATCCCTCGCGCGCGCCCTGGACGCCGGAGGTTCGGGAGGGCTTCGAGCGCTGGCGGACCGCACGGGTCACGGACCACGTGCCTCCGGGAGGGCCCGGGGGACCGGACAACCCCGGGCCGTGGCTCGACGGCATGACGCTCAAGGCCTACTACGAGGACGTGCTCGGCCTGCCGCCGGAGGTGACGGCGTACGTGGATCCGATCCTCGCCAGCATCATCGGACTTGGCTGCGACGCCATCTCCGCCTGGTGGGGGATGCACTTCGACCTGCCCGGCTTCGGGCTCCCGTCGCGCTACGACGGCATGACCTTCCACTCCTTCCCCGGCGGGAACGCGGGGATCGCCCGCTATTTCGTGAAGGACGTCGTGCCGGACGGGATCGCGGGCGAGCGCTCGCTGGGGGACGTGCTGAACGGGGCGATCGACTTCGGCGCGCTCGACCGGCCGGATCAGCCCGTGCGGCTGCGCCTGGGCTGCACCGCGATCGACGTGCGGCACACCGGGACCGGCGACGGCCGCGTGCGCGTCACGTACGTGCACGGGGACCGCGCCTACACCGTCGAGGCCGATGGGGTCGTGCTCGCGAGCGGCGGGTGGATGAACCGTTACATTGCGGCCGATCTGCCGGACGGGCACCGCGCGGCCTACGAACACTTCCGCCACGGACCGATCCTCGTCGCGAACGTGGCGCTCCGGAACTGGCGCTTCCTCGACCGCCTCGGCATCGCCGGCTGCTTCTACGAGGGCGATCTCGGCTTCTCGTGCAACATCCGGCGGCCCATGTACGCGGGCGACTACCGGCCGGTTCACGCGCCCGATCACCCGACGATGCTGACCTTCTACATGACCTTCGAGGCGCCCGGCGCGTCGCCGACGGACCAGGGGATGGCCGGCCGCACCGAGATGCTGAGCACCTCGTTCACGGAGTACGAGAGACGGCTGCGGGCCCAGATGGTCGAGCTCTTCGCGGAGGGCGGCTTCGATCCGGCGGGGGATATCGCCGGCCTCGTGCTCAATCGGTGGGGGCACGCCTACGTGGCGCCCGGACCCGGCTTCTTTTTCGGACGCGACGGGGCCCCGGCCCCGCCGGATGTGATTCGCGAGCCCTTCGGACGCGTCGCGATCGGCCACTCGGAGTTGCGGGGGCACCAGAACTGGACCGGCGCGTCCGCCGAGGGACGTCGCGCCGTCGAGACCGTCCTCGATCTCATCTGA